Proteins from a genomic interval of Actinoalloteichus hymeniacidonis:
- a CDS encoding ABC transporter, producing the protein MSVLLPPPVIRLRDVIASEITKITTDPVTVLMLTVTMTANLLLAGIEASGVTFYTGGAGEQPASLSSFGVVMFAPVYAFLVLPVHAAAGEYLGGQLRVSLTATPDRRTLVVAKSVAMVAVVSVAAIIALAPARLVIGISDGVGPPALLADLGAWVAAYLAMSVIAFGLAGLLRGVVAPLAILIASPMVVATGILQWPAGLRFLPDQAGMSLLGTPAYEITAIPIGMAALALAAWASVSIAVYALTLLRRDA; encoded by the coding sequence ATGAGCGTGCTGCTTCCGCCGCCGGTGATCCGGCTGCGAGATGTCATCGCCTCGGAGATCACCAAGATCACCACCGACCCGGTCACCGTCCTCATGCTCACGGTCACCATGACGGCGAATCTGCTCCTCGCGGGCATCGAGGCATCGGGCGTCACCTTCTACACCGGAGGCGCAGGCGAACAGCCTGCCTCGTTGTCCTCCTTCGGTGTCGTCATGTTCGCTCCGGTCTACGCATTCCTCGTCCTCCCGGTGCACGCCGCAGCAGGCGAGTACCTCGGCGGGCAACTCCGGGTGAGCCTCACCGCGACGCCCGACCGGCGCACCCTCGTGGTGGCCAAGTCGGTGGCGATGGTGGCGGTGGTGTCGGTCGCCGCGATCATCGCGCTCGCCCCCGCACGACTGGTCATCGGCATCTCGGACGGGGTGGGGCCACCCGCTCTCCTGGCCGACCTCGGTGCCTGGGTCGCCGCGTACCTGGCCATGTCGGTGATCGCCTTCGGGCTCGCCGGGCTACTACGCGGTGTGGTGGCACCTCTGGCGATCCTGATCGCCTCGCCCATGGTCGTCGCCACCGGCATCCTGCAATGGCCCGCCGGACTCCGATTCCTTCCCGACCAGGCAGGCATGAGCCTGCTCGGAACCCCCGCCTACGAGATCACCGCGATCCCGATCGGAATGGCGGCCCTCGCCCTCGCGGCGTGGGCATCGGTGTCCATCGCCGTGTATGCGCTCACCCTGCTCCGCCGGGACGCCTGA
- a CDS encoding TlpA family protein disulfide reductase: MDCESALSLRRTDLPDPLSGATSHSADPLLRSWTPRRFGWLLALFFLFAGCTSGAPTEDSEPGGRHLLPGPVAEGIEYSEPTPGLPTAPDLDLTLLDGTELELSELWTQRPTVVVFFSSWCGSCADQQQRLSELVAAHGDAVAFLGVAGRDEPAEVRDFLVEHAVGYPVALDTDQRAARHYAAEEPPLIAVIERGGGLVRGVPGGITDAEAATELDEQLRDLYRRK; the protein is encoded by the coding sequence ATGGATTGCGAGTCTGCCCTGAGTCTTCGACGGACGGACCTTCCCGACCCTTTATCCGGCGCGACTTCGCATTCGGCCGACCCTCTGCTGCGCTCGTGGACCCCGCGTCGATTCGGCTGGCTGCTCGCACTGTTCTTCCTGTTCGCAGGCTGTACTTCCGGCGCCCCGACCGAGGATTCGGAGCCGGGCGGGCGGCACCTGTTGCCCGGCCCGGTCGCCGAGGGCATCGAGTACTCGGAACCGACACCCGGCTTGCCGACGGCCCCCGACCTCGACCTGACCCTCCTCGATGGCACCGAGCTGGAGCTGTCGGAGCTGTGGACGCAGCGACCGACGGTGGTGGTCTTCTTCAGTTCCTGGTGTGGCAGCTGTGCGGACCAACAGCAAAGGCTGTCGGAGCTGGTGGCGGCCCACGGCGACGCGGTGGCGTTCCTCGGCGTGGCGGGTCGGGACGAGCCTGCGGAGGTGCGGGATTTCCTCGTCGAGCACGCGGTCGGCTACCCGGTTGCGCTGGATACCGACCAACGGGCCGCCCGGCACTATGCGGCCGAGGAACCTCCGCTGATCGCGGTGATCGAACGCGGCGGCGGGCTGGTGCGCGGTGTCCCCGGTGGGATCACCGATGCCGAGGCCGCAACGGAACTCGATGAGCAGTTGCGCGATCTCTACCGCCGGAAATGA
- a CDS encoding quinone oxidoreductase family protein has protein sequence MRAIEVAAPGGPEAMVSVELADPTPGPGEVVVASVAAGVNFIDTYQRSGVYPVSYPFVPGQEGAGRVIEVGDGVTDFAVGDRVAWGHGARGYAEKVVVATGNLVALPDSIEERTAAALMLQGLTAHYLAVSTHPITAGETVLIHAAAGGLGLLLTQLAAARGARVIATVSTAEKEALAREAGAAEVVRYTEVDFVPAVRELTEGVGVDVVYDSVGKDTFDGGLQVLRRRGLMVLLGGSSGQVPPFDLQRLNSSGGLFVTRPSLAHYLAEPGELAWRAGELFEAVASGTLSVRIGGEYPLAEAAAAHSALESRATTGKLLLVP, from the coding sequence ATGCGGGCGATCGAGGTTGCGGCGCCGGGTGGACCGGAGGCCATGGTCTCCGTCGAACTCGCCGACCCCACGCCGGGGCCGGGCGAAGTGGTGGTGGCCAGTGTCGCCGCCGGAGTCAACTTCATCGACACCTACCAGCGCTCGGGCGTCTACCCGGTGTCCTACCCCTTCGTGCCCGGGCAGGAAGGCGCGGGCCGGGTCATCGAAGTAGGTGATGGGGTCACCGACTTCGCGGTCGGCGACCGGGTCGCCTGGGGCCACGGTGCTCGGGGATACGCAGAGAAGGTCGTCGTCGCCACCGGCAATCTGGTGGCGCTGCCGGACTCGATCGAGGAGCGCACGGCAGCCGCCCTGATGTTGCAAGGGCTGACCGCGCACTACCTCGCGGTGTCCACCCATCCCATCACCGCAGGCGAGACCGTGCTGATCCACGCGGCGGCGGGCGGCCTGGGGTTGCTGCTGACGCAGCTGGCGGCGGCACGGGGCGCTCGGGTGATCGCCACGGTGTCCACCGCCGAGAAAGAGGCGCTGGCCAGGGAAGCAGGCGCGGCCGAGGTGGTGCGCTACACCGAGGTCGACTTCGTCCCGGCGGTGCGCGAACTGACCGAGGGCGTCGGAGTGGACGTGGTCTACGACAGCGTCGGCAAGGACACCTTCGACGGCGGCCTGCAGGTATTGCGGCGGCGCGGCCTGATGGTGCTGCTCGGCGGATCCAGCGGCCAGGTCCCGCCGTTCGATCTACAGCGGTTGAACTCCTCGGGTGGCCTCTTCGTCACCCGCCCGTCCCTGGCCCACTACCTGGCGGAGCCGGGTGAGCTGGCCTGGCGCGCAGGCGAGCTGTTCGAGGCGGTCGCGTCGGGAACGTTGTCGGTGCGCATCGGCGGCGAGTATCCGCTGGCCGAGGCGGCGGCGGCGCATTCCGCGCTGGAAAGCCGGGCGACCACGGGGAAACTGCTGCTGGTGCCCTGA
- a CDS encoding heme o synthase: MSSASTAGHPVNTDVSENPPRSVGSVLRAYVALTKPRVVEQLLVTTIPAMLLAQRGVPSLWLVLATLIGGTMAAASANALNCVLDADIDAVMKRTSARPLVRDQVSTRNALIFAVALGIGSFAFLWATTNLLAAVLAVATILFYVLVYTMVLKRRTAQNIIWGGAAGCMPVVIGWSAVTGTIEWPALVMFGVIFFWTPPHTWALAMRFREDYKRAGVPMLPVVASAEYVSRQIVVFSWVMVVWTLLLVPAASWIYLVLAVVSGAWFLISAHRMHLGVRRGTEVRPMRLFHLSNTYLMALFVGLAVDSVIGWPAFGWTF, from the coding sequence ATGTCGTCGGCGAGCACTGCGGGACACCCGGTGAACACCGACGTCAGCGAGAATCCCCCTCGATCTGTCGGTTCGGTGTTGCGGGCCTATGTCGCGCTCACCAAGCCCAGAGTCGTCGAGCAACTGCTCGTCACCACGATCCCGGCGATGCTGCTCGCCCAGCGCGGTGTTCCGTCGCTGTGGCTGGTGTTGGCCACTCTCATCGGCGGCACGATGGCGGCTGCGAGTGCGAATGCGTTGAACTGTGTTCTGGACGCCGACATCGACGCGGTCATGAAGCGCACCAGCGCCCGACCACTGGTCCGCGACCAGGTGTCGACCCGCAACGCGCTGATCTTCGCCGTGGCCCTCGGTATCGGGTCCTTCGCCTTCCTCTGGGCGACCACGAATCTGCTGGCCGCCGTGTTGGCGGTGGCGACCATCCTGTTCTACGTCCTCGTCTACACGATGGTGCTCAAGCGTCGGACCGCGCAGAACATCATCTGGGGCGGCGCGGCGGGCTGCATGCCCGTGGTGATCGGCTGGTCGGCGGTCACCGGCACGATCGAATGGCCAGCGCTGGTGATGTTCGGCGTGATCTTCTTCTGGACGCCCCCGCACACCTGGGCGCTGGCGATGCGCTTCCGTGAGGACTACAAGCGGGCCGGGGTGCCGATGCTGCCGGTCGTGGCCTCCGCCGAGTACGTCTCGCGGCAGATCGTCGTGTTCAGTTGGGTCATGGTCGTCTGGACCCTGCTGCTGGTGCCCGCCGCGAGCTGGATCTACCTGGTGCTGGCCGTGGTGTCCGGGGCGTGGTTCCTGATCTCCGCGCACCGGATGCATCTGGGAGTGCGCCGGGGGACCGAGGTGCGGCCGATGCGGCTGTTCCACCTCTCCAACACCTATCTGATGGCCTTGTTCGTGGGGCTCGCGGTCGACTCGGTGATCGGCTGGCCCGCCTTCGGTTGGACCTTCTAG
- a CDS encoding M6 family metalloprotease domain-containing protein, which produces MRPRHTGIRRRIGRRAAVTTVAAAMVVSIGALPATAQSSAVGTDGFAVASAPIDPPSWVNPEDMSWADYRAVPGTNWADPSLVPTEDTFRGALVLADYPDQDFAVTQPAGSTVFGNPDVLAADVPRNEVDDFYASFLNTPGELNHGHTINEYWMEDSRGRFGVELTGFGPFRLPGRSFEYGIDMQGPEFCPTGYSCDRDLRADAGAAWRAEVGDEVADGFDFVFFLSAGQDESSTWQEFGEMMFADREDVPDEFGPPDESLPNWSDTRYVDWTSWRAAAGIWPNARSGSSTQAESSGQAVYVHELSHILGIGDNYNNPYADPPIRSYSGLWDMMSRGTFNGPGGTHTRWLIPPTAGSAMGAQHMMRNKLQLGLIDESEVLRLDAGELAEDGVAIAEVTARVVAPEGPAVTGINVVLPDGDQSPACDQAQNPLCDGGGYQNYTLEVVDRMGSDSFTPDSGVLLAKTKDIDRAPFIWVVDANPEDIGLVDFYRPDGTPAMVSIGDPRQLADALFKAGTESGSAAEFVDEANRLHFYVLDLNRDADGVLSYTVAVRSLDGDGPHRRGLSLRPTGAAHAEQGVAQCSFPLRNLGAVEGGGDVYRLSADTDAQGWSTQLPTELVTSSPGETVSVSVLATAAEDAARTGEVVLTAVSESDPTQRQTADCRVVLSR; this is translated from the coding sequence ATGCGTCCACGCCACACCGGTATCAGACGACGGATCGGGCGGCGAGCGGCGGTGACGACCGTGGCAGCCGCCATGGTGGTCTCGATCGGCGCCCTTCCCGCCACCGCGCAATCCTCGGCGGTCGGCACGGACGGATTCGCGGTCGCGTCCGCGCCGATCGATCCGCCGAGTTGGGTCAACCCGGAGGACATGAGCTGGGCCGATTATCGGGCGGTGCCCGGCACGAACTGGGCCGACCCCTCGCTGGTGCCGACGGAGGACACCTTCCGGGGTGCACTGGTCCTCGCGGATTACCCGGACCAGGATTTCGCGGTCACCCAACCCGCAGGATCGACGGTGTTCGGCAATCCCGATGTGCTGGCCGCCGACGTCCCCAGGAATGAGGTCGACGACTTCTACGCCTCCTTCCTCAACACGCCGGGCGAGCTGAACCACGGCCACACCATCAACGAGTACTGGATGGAGGACTCGCGGGGCCGGTTCGGCGTCGAACTCACCGGGTTCGGTCCGTTCCGCCTGCCCGGCCGGTCCTTCGAATACGGCATCGACATGCAGGGTCCCGAGTTCTGTCCCACCGGGTATTCCTGCGATCGCGATCTGCGCGCCGACGCCGGAGCGGCGTGGCGGGCCGAGGTCGGTGACGAGGTCGCGGACGGCTTCGACTTCGTGTTCTTCCTCAGCGCAGGCCAGGACGAGTCCTCCACCTGGCAGGAATTCGGCGAGATGATGTTCGCCGACCGCGAGGACGTACCCGATGAATTCGGGCCGCCGGACGAGAGCCTGCCCAACTGGTCGGACACCCGGTATGTCGACTGGACCTCCTGGCGCGCGGCGGCCGGAATCTGGCCCAACGCCCGATCCGGCTCGTCGACACAGGCCGAAAGCTCCGGTCAGGCCGTGTACGTCCACGAGCTGAGCCACATCCTGGGCATCGGCGACAACTACAACAATCCCTACGCCGATCCACCGATCCGTTCCTACAGCGGACTCTGGGACATGATGAGCCGGGGCACCTTCAACGGCCCCGGCGGTACCCACACCCGCTGGCTGATCCCGCCCACCGCAGGCAGTGCGATGGGGGCGCAGCACATGATGCGCAACAAACTCCAACTCGGCCTGATCGACGAATCCGAGGTGTTGCGGCTGGACGCGGGCGAACTGGCCGAGGACGGGGTGGCGATCGCCGAGGTGACCGCCCGCGTCGTCGCGCCGGAGGGGCCCGCGGTGACCGGGATCAACGTGGTGCTTCCCGACGGCGATCAGTCGCCCGCCTGTGATCAGGCACAAAACCCGCTGTGCGACGGCGGCGGCTACCAGAACTACACCCTGGAGGTCGTCGACCGAATGGGCAGCGACTCCTTCACCCCGGACAGCGGCGTGCTGTTGGCCAAGACCAAGGACATCGACCGCGCCCCCTTCATCTGGGTGGTGGACGCCAACCCCGAGGACATCGGACTGGTGGACTTCTACCGTCCGGACGGCACCCCGGCGATGGTCTCGATCGGTGATCCCCGGCAGCTGGCCGACGCACTGTTCAAAGCGGGCACCGAGTCCGGTAGTGCGGCCGAGTTCGTCGACGAGGCCAACCGCCTGCACTTCTATGTCCTGGATCTGAACCGCGACGCCGATGGGGTGCTGTCCTACACGGTGGCGGTGCGCTCCCTGGACGGCGACGGACCACACCGTCGTGGCCTGTCGCTGCGCCCGACAGGCGCCGCCCATGCGGAGCAGGGTGTCGCGCAGTGCTCGTTCCCGCTGCGCAATCTCGGCGCTGTCGAGGGTGGCGGTGACGTCTACCGGCTCAGCGCGGATACCGACGCCCAAGGCTGGTCGACCCAGCTGCCCACCGAGTTGGTGACCAGCTCGCCGGGGGAGACGGTGTCGGTCTCGGTGCTGGCCACCGCAGCGGAGGACGCGGCGCGCACCGGCGAGGTCGTGTTGACGGCGGTCTCGGAGAGCGACCCGACGCAGCGGCAGACCGCCGACTGCCGGGTGGTGCTGTCCCGGTGA
- a CDS encoding FKBP-type peptidyl-prolyl cis-trans isomerase, translated as MRRLAPIGLSLVSLAMVAACTSAEEPADPPRTDDVQTPTTSLAEEDSASDLPPCTGEEIEVVGGFGEDPQVTVPEDCGPPTELVVVPIEPGEEPAVAEGDIAMMDYQLTVWSTGQIADSSFERDEPILVENVGQAGVIDGWNQGLVGLETGSRNALIVPPELAYGPAGSGQQLAGETLIFIVDVVETGPAA; from the coding sequence ATGCGCAGACTTGCCCCGATCGGGTTGTCCCTGGTATCGCTGGCCATGGTGGCCGCCTGTACCTCGGCGGAGGAGCCCGCCGATCCCCCACGCACGGACGACGTGCAGACGCCGACCACCAGTCTGGCCGAGGAGGACTCGGCCAGTGACCTGCCGCCCTGCACCGGCGAGGAGATCGAGGTCGTCGGCGGATTCGGCGAGGACCCGCAGGTCACGGTTCCCGAGGATTGCGGCCCGCCCACCGAGCTGGTCGTCGTCCCGATCGAGCCGGGCGAGGAGCCCGCGGTGGCCGAGGGCGACATCGCGATGATGGACTACCAACTCACCGTGTGGTCCACCGGGCAGATCGCCGACTCCTCGTTCGAACGGGACGAGCCGATTCTGGTGGAGAACGTCGGTCAGGCCGGTGTCATCGATGGCTGGAACCAAGGGCTTGTCGGACTCGAAACGGGCAGCCGTAACGCGCTGATCGTCCCGCCGGAGCTGGCCTACGGCCCTGCGGGGAGTGGGCAGCAATTGGCCGGTGAGACGTTGATCTTCATCGTCGACGTCGTGGAGACCGGTCCCGCCGCCTAG
- a CDS encoding DUF885 domain-containing protein codes for MTAHSELTLTALVEDYLGWYYDRHPVHAATLGSPAHQNTLGDFSATALTSVETEGTAWLRRFEATASGGLSVDDAVDRGLVIATLRGAAINAEWPLWRRDPSVYTGPIFSALFIPFLRGGAPEAELVAAARHKLAEVPAVLAACRANLDPELSAPLLVRRALEQARTGRSFLTESLPAMVADPTLRAQLAEAAEPAAEAFDAVVAFLTDFAERARGDWRLGEKGYSALLLDKELLGYDTAELHRRGLAAHAALETEMREVAQRVPGGSADWRAVMERLQDDYPPTLEAMRSEYAAETERARRFLIEHELVSFAEGERCEVVPSPAYQRPILSVASYMAPPPLTASRLGHFFVPFTPDDFTEEQVRQRLQTNARAQMPTIAVHEAYPGHHWHLSWAAANPRGLRKTFRTPYFSEGWALYVETLMREQGYFADPAHELGHLEARLFRAARIVVDTALHTGEMEIAEAEEFMATKASLTPGTAKGEVRRYCAWPTQAPSYLTGCLEIESIRADYLAAGRGSLRTFHDTIAGSGALPLGLARRVALEG; via the coding sequence ATGACCGCGCACTCCGAGCTGACACTGACCGCGCTGGTCGAGGACTACCTCGGCTGGTACTACGACCGACATCCCGTGCACGCCGCGACGCTGGGCTCCCCGGCCCACCAGAACACCCTGGGAGACTTCTCCGCCACGGCTCTGACCTCGGTCGAGACCGAGGGCACGGCCTGGCTGCGCCGATTCGAGGCAACCGCTTCCGGCGGGCTGTCCGTCGACGATGCGGTGGACCGGGGCCTAGTGATCGCCACGCTGCGCGGCGCCGCGATCAACGCCGAGTGGCCGTTGTGGCGTCGCGATCCCTCGGTCTACACCGGCCCGATCTTCAGCGCGCTGTTCATCCCGTTCCTGCGCGGCGGCGCCCCGGAGGCGGAGCTGGTCGCCGCCGCCCGCCACAAGCTGGCCGAAGTGCCTGCCGTGCTGGCGGCGTGCCGGGCCAACCTCGATCCCGAGCTGTCGGCGCCGCTGTTGGTGCGGCGTGCCCTGGAGCAGGCGCGGACCGGCCGGTCCTTCCTCACCGAGTCCTTACCCGCGATGGTCGCCGACCCCACCCTGCGGGCACAGCTCGCCGAGGCCGCCGAGCCTGCCGCCGAGGCCTTCGACGCGGTGGTGGCGTTCCTCACCGACTTCGCCGAGCGAGCCAGGGGCGACTGGCGGTTGGGCGAGAAGGGCTACTCCGCCCTGTTGCTGGACAAGGAATTACTCGGTTACGACACGGCGGAGCTGCACCGTCGCGGGCTGGCCGCGCACGCCGCCTTGGAGACCGAGATGCGGGAGGTCGCCCAGCGCGTGCCCGGCGGCTCCGCCGACTGGCGCGCGGTGATGGAGCGCCTCCAGGACGACTACCCGCCCACCCTGGAGGCGATGCGGTCGGAGTACGCCGCCGAGACCGAGCGAGCCCGGCGCTTCCTGATCGAGCACGAGCTGGTGTCCTTCGCCGAAGGCGAGCGTTGCGAGGTCGTGCCCTCCCCCGCGTACCAACGACCGATCCTGTCGGTGGCCTCCTACATGGCCCCTCCCCCGCTGACCGCCTCCCGACTCGGCCACTTCTTCGTCCCGTTCACGCCGGACGACTTCACCGAGGAACAGGTCCGGCAGCGGCTACAGACCAACGCCCGCGCGCAGATGCCGACCATCGCGGTGCACGAGGCCTACCCGGGCCACCACTGGCACCTGTCCTGGGCCGCAGCCAATCCGCGTGGACTCCGCAAGACCTTCCGCACCCCGTACTTCAGTGAGGGCTGGGCGCTCTACGTCGAGACGCTGATGCGGGAACAGGGTTACTTCGCCGACCCCGCCCACGAACTCGGGCACCTGGAAGCCCGGCTGTTCCGCGCAGCCCGCATCGTGGTGGACACCGCGCTGCACACCGGAGAGATGGAGATCGCCGAGGCCGAGGAGTTCATGGCCACCAAGGCATCGCTGACGCCCGGCACGGCCAAGGGCGAGGTCCGGCGGTACTGCGCGTGGCCGACCCAGGCGCCCTCCTACCTGACCGGCTGTCTGGAGATCGAGTCGATCCGGGCCGATTACCTGGCGGCCGGACGTGGCTCGTTGCGGACCTTCCACGACACCATCGCGGGCTCCGGCGCGCTGCCGCTGGGACTGGCTCGGCGGGTTGCGCTCGAAGGCTGA